Proteins found in one Sorghum bicolor cultivar BTx623 chromosome 1, Sorghum_bicolor_NCBIv3, whole genome shotgun sequence genomic segment:
- the LOC8062208 gene encoding 9-cis-epoxycarotenoid dioxygenase 1, chloroplastic: MQSLAPPTSVSIHRQHLPASGSSRARASNSVRFSPRAVSSVPRATAPAERLQAPFHKPGAADLPAQSKKPATAIAVPRHAAAPRKAGGKKQLNFFQRAAAAALDAFEEGFVANVLERPHGLPSTADPAVQIAGNFAPVGERPPVRELPVSGRIPPFINGVYARNGANPCFDPVAGHHLFDGDGMVHALRIRNGVAESYACRFTETARLTQERAIGRPVFPKAIGELHGHSGIARLALFYARAACGLVDPSAGTGVANAGLVYFNGHLLAMSEDDLPYHVRVADDGDLETVGRYDFDGQLGCAMIAHPKLDPVTGELHALSYDVIKKPYLKYFYFRPDGTKSDDVEIPLDQPTMIHDFAITENFVVVPDHQVVFKLQEMLRGGSPVVLDKEKTSRFGVLPKHASDASEMVWVDVPDCFCFHLWNAWEDEATGEVVVIGSCMTPADSIFNESDERLESVLTEIRLDTRTGRSTRRAVLPPSQQVNLEVGMVNRNLLGRKTRYAYLAVAEPWPKVSGFAKVDLETGELTKFEYGEGRFGGEPCFVPMDPSAAHPRGEDDGYVLTFVHDERAGTSELLVVNAADMRLEATVQLPSRVPFGFHGTFITGKELEAQA, from the coding sequence ATGCAGAGTCTCGCCCCGCCCACCTCTGTTTCCATACACCGGCAGCACCTGCCGGCGTCCGGGTCCAGCAGGGCCCGGGCCTCCAATTCCGTCCGGTTCTCGCCGCGCGCCGTCAGCTCCGTGCCGCGCGCCACCGCGCCCGCCGAGCGCCTCCAGGCGCCGTTCCACAAGCCCGGCGCGGCCGACCTGCCGGCGCAGTCCAAGAAACCCGCCACCGCCATTGCCGTCCCGAGGCACGCCGCGGCGCCGCGGAAGGCCGGCGGCAAGAAGCAGCTCAACTTCTTCCAGCgcgccgcggcggccgcgctCGACGCGTTCGAGGAAGGGTTCGTTGCCAACGTCCTGGAGCGGCCCCACGGGCTGCCCAGCACCGCCGACCCGGCCGTGCAGATCGCCGGCAACTTCGCGCCCGTCGGGGAGAGGCCGCCCGTGCGCGAGCTCCCCGTCTCCGGCCGCATCCCGCCCTTCATCAACGGCGTCTACGCGCGCAACGGCGCCAACCCCTGCTTCGACCCCGTCGCCGGGCACCACCTGTTCGACGGCGACGGCATGGTGCACGCGCTGCGGATACGCAACGGCGTCGCCGAGTCCTACGCCTGCCGCTTCACGGAGACCGCGCGCCTCACCCAGGAGCGCGCGATCGGACGCCCCGTCTTCCCCAAGGCCATTGGCGAGCTCCACGGCCACTCCGGGATCGCGCGCCTCGCCCTGTTCTACGCGCGCGCCGCGTGCGGCCTCGTCGATCCCTCGGCGGGAACGGGCGTCGCTAACGCCGGCCTCGTCTACTTCAACGGCCACCTCCTCGCCATGTCCGAGGACGACCTCCCCTACCACGTCCGCGTCGCGGACGACGGCGACCTCGAGACCGTCGGCCGTTACGACTTCGACGGCCAGCTCGGCTGCGCCATGATCGCGCACCCGAAGCTCGACCCGGTCACCGGAGAGCTCCACGCGCTGAGCTACGACGTCATCAAGAAGCCGTACCTCAAGTACTTCTACTTCAGGCCCGACGGCACCAAGTCCGACGACGTGGAGATCCCGCTGGACCAGCCCACCATGATCCACGACTTCGCCATCACCGAgaacttcgtggtcgtgcccgaccACCAGGTGGTGTTCAAGCTCCAGGAGATGCTGCGCGGCGGCTCGCCCGTGgtgctggacaaggagaagacgTCGCGCTTCGGCGTGCTCCCGAAGCACGCCTCGGACGCGTCGGAGATGGTGTGGGTGGACGTGCCGGACTGCTTCTGCTTCCACCTTTGGAACGCGTGGGAGGACGAGGCGACGGGCGAGGTGGTGGTGATCGGCTCCTGCATGACCCCCGCCGACTCCATCTTCAACGAGTCCGACGAGCGCCTCGAGAGCGTGCTCACGGAGATCCGCCTGGACACGCGCACGGGCCGGTCCACGCGCCGCGCCGTCCTGCCGCCGTCGCAGCAGGTGAACCTGGAGGTGGGCATGGTGAACCGCAACCTCCTGGGCCGCAAGACACGGTACGCCTACCTCGCGGTGGCCGAGCCGTGGCCCAAGGTGTCCGGCTTCGCCAAGGTGGACCTCGAAACTGGCGAGCTCACCAAGTTCGAGTACGGCGAGGGCCGCTTCGGCGGCGAGCCCTGCTTCGTGCCCATGGACCCGTCCGCGGCGCACCCGCGCGGCGAGGACGACGGGTACGTGCTCACCTTCGTCCACGACGAGCGCGCCGGCACGTCGGAGCTCCTGGTGGTCAATGCCGCCGACATGCGGCTGGAGGCCACGGTCCAGCTCCCGTCCCGGGTGCCCTTCGGCTTCCACGGCACCTTCATCACGGGCAAGGAGCTCGAGGCCCAGGCCTGA